The following are from one region of the Patescibacteria group bacterium genome:
- a CDS encoding MFS transporter produces the protein MKIKMFYKFIKNNRSFLFLWLAQIFSQLSISILNFVLAISIYTETKSNFAVSILLVAYGLPAFLFSIVSGVFVDRFDRKKTMAFVNLSRAFFLFVFLFFPSNILSITILLAFIMSALTQFFFPAEGATIPNIVKKKDLILANSLYTTTYFISQVLGYLFAGPLFKAVSYKGVLFILFVLFFLAALFIWIMGGKTFTILDLWRGFVNKLKPKRTIIGDVKKDLNSAWVYLKSVPALLNVLIILGVSQIVTYMFVSLMPGFGFEVLGIETSDVSLVLMGPAVLGVGVGAFLVHKLSKKFNSDNLINIGILGSGTVFLILSFIRRVPLKTVKYSLGFLRFAPLQRFFPHEFTKLLGVDVILFALILVFFIGVFSSFIIVASNAKMQRHCADNMRGKMYGLLQTIVTAGALLPLLLGGLLADKFGVLKIIGVSGILIVFVGIIKVGKNLKTKCIPI, from the coding sequence TTGAAAATTAAAATGTTCTACAAGTTTATAAAAAACAACCGATCTTTCCTTTTCCTCTGGCTGGCGCAGATATTTAGCCAGCTATCTATTAGTATTCTAAATTTTGTTCTCGCTATCTCTATCTACACCGAAACTAAAAGCAACTTCGCTGTTTCTATTCTTCTTGTAGCGTACGGTCTGCCCGCCTTTTTGTTTAGCATTGTTTCTGGGGTTTTTGTGGATAGGTTTGATAGAAAAAAGACGATGGCTTTTGTAAATCTTTCCCGCGCTTTTTTTCTTTTTGTGTTCTTGTTTTTTCCTTCCAACATTCTATCTATTACAATTTTGCTTGCTTTTATAATGAGCGCTTTAACGCAATTTTTCTTTCCGGCAGAAGGAGCAACTATTCCAAACATTGTTAAGAAAAAAGATTTAATTCTCGCCAATTCGCTTTATACCACCACTTATTTTATATCGCAGGTTTTAGGATATCTGTTTGCTGGACCTTTATTTAAAGCAGTTTCCTATAAAGGAGTTCTCTTTATTCTTTTCGTTTTGTTTTTTCTAGCCGCTTTGTTTATTTGGATTATGGGAGGGAAAACATTTACAATTTTGGATTTATGGCGCGGGTTTGTAAATAAATTAAAACCTAAAAGGACAATAATAGGCGATGTTAAAAAAGACCTGAATAGCGCGTGGGTTTATCTAAAATCCGTTCCCGCGCTTTTAAATGTGCTTATTATTTTGGGGGTGAGCCAAATAGTTACTTATATGTTTGTGTCTCTAATGCCGGGTTTTGGGTTTGAGGTTTTGGGTATAGAAACAAGCGATGTTAGTTTAGTTCTTATGGGACCTGCTGTTCTGGGCGTGGGCGTTGGCGCGTTTTTAGTCCACAAATTATCCAAAAAGTTTAATTCCGATAATTTAATAAATATAGGCATATTAGGTTCGGGGACGGTTTTTTTGATTTTGTCCTTTATAAGAAGAGTGCCTTTGAAAACGGTTAAATACAGTCTTGGGTTTTTGAGATTTGCCCCCTTACAGCGGTTTTTTCCCCACGAGTTTACCAAACTTTTGGGTGTGGATGTTATTTTGTTTGCTCTTATTTTGGTTTTTTTTATTGGTGTTTTTAGCTCGTTTATAATTGTTGCCAGCAATGCCAAAATGCAAAGACATTGCGCCGACAATATGCGCGGCAAAATGTACGGACTTTTGCAGACTATTGTTACTGCAGGAGCATTGCTACCCCTTTTGTTAGGGGGATTGTTGGCGGATAAATTTGGCGTTTTAAAAATTATTGGTGTTTCGGGGATTTTAATTGTGTTTGTTGGTATAATTAAGGTAGGAAAAAATTTAAAAACCAAATGCATACCTATTTGA
- the efp gene encoding elongation factor P, with amino-acid sequence MREVTNLRNGTIFEADNFGKEPFIVLRYEHIKMARGGAVVKLKIRGFKTGVVKEVSFKSNDKVKESDVLKKNMQFLYADNASCFVMDKTSFEQVSVPFEGIDSKNLKFLKGGEDMIVTFYNDSPIDIEFPKTVTLKVEYTEPGFKGDTATTVQKPATLETGAEIYVPLFIKVGDTIKVKVESGEYGGKA; translated from the coding sequence ATGCGTGAAGTTACCAATTTGAGAAATGGAACGATTTTTGAAGCTGACAATTTCGGCAAGGAACCTTTTATTGTCCTTCGCTACGAGCATATCAAAATGGCGCGGGGAGGGGCGGTGGTTAAATTAAAAATTCGCGGTTTTAAAACAGGCGTTGTTAAAGAGGTTTCTTTCAAAAGCAACGATAAGGTAAAGGAATCCGATGTCCTCAAAAAAAACATGCAATTTCTTTACGCCGACAATGCCTCCTGCTTTGTTATGGATAAAACTTCTTTTGAACAAGTTTCTGTCCCTTTTGAAGGTATAGATTCTAAAAACCTTAAATTTCTTAAAGGCGGAGAGGATATGATTGTAACCTTTTATAACGATAGTCCTATTGATATAGAATTCCCAAAAACCGTAACCCTTAAAGTTGAATACACCGAACCGGGGTTTAAAGGAGATACCGCCACAACAGTCCAAAAACCCGCAACTCTTGAAACGGGAGCGGAAATTTATGTCCCGCTTTTTATTAAGGTGGGGGATACCATAAAAGTTAAAGTGGAAAGTGGGGAGTATGGGGGGAAAGCGTAA